Proteins from a single region of Hordeum vulgare subsp. vulgare chromosome 6H, MorexV3_pseudomolecules_assembly, whole genome shotgun sequence:
- the LOC123401582 gene encoding eukaryotic translation initiation factor 2A — translation MASQQPSLAILVREPDGFTVWPGPPYPPGSSPPQRLPKTACSATSFSTDGSRLLVTVAQASATVYDCSSLSVIRSFDLPGLTAAALSPTGSYLQTFQKSSSPQVKNVTVWHVDSAAALYQHYQKNLSKANWPMVQFSADESVACRMATNEMQFFDTNDFTKGIAYKVRLPGIAAMQLASAPGSHVAGFVPEAKGVPASVQIFSCDKDAQNQVVARRSFFRCSTVQFHWNKGSTGLLIVSQADVDKTNQSYYGETKLHYLTTDRAFEGIVPLKKEGPVHDVQWSSSGSEFAVVYGFMPAKATIFNKKCNPLHELGEGPYNTIRWNPKGRFIVIAGFGNLPGDMAFWDYTEKKLIQKAKAEWSVISEWSPDGRHFMTATTAPRLQIDNRIKIFDYTGSLQFKKDFEKLYQVDWKPESPERFGDIADLTISLNSIKIEETKKQGQGSKSAQTSSKAPVNVATKPAGAYRPPQSKHTAALQDKLFGGLAPTGGEMSKTALRNKKRREKQKEKKAGEGSSADDS, via the exons CGAGCCCGACGGCTTCACGGTGTGGCCCGGCCCTCCCTACCCGCCTGGTTCCAGCCCGCCGCAGAGGCTGCCCAAGACGGCGTGCAGCGCCACGTCCTTCTCCACCGACGGCTCCCGCCTCCTCGTGACGGTGGCACAGGCCTCGGCCACCGTCTACGACTGCAGCTCGCTCTCCGTCATCAGGTCCTTCGACCTCCCAGGCCTCACCGCCGCGGCGCTCTCGCCCACTGGCTCGTACCTGCAGACCTTCCAGAAGTCGTCTTCGCCGCAGGTCAAGAATGTCACGGTCTGGCACGTTGACAGCGCCGCTGCGCTCTACCAGCACTACCAGAAGAACTTGTCCAAGGCGAATTG GCCAATGGTTCAATTTTCTGCGGATGAGTCAGTCGCTTGTCGGATGGCGACTAACGAGATGCAGTTCTTTGACACAAATGATTTCACTAAAGGGATTGCGTACAAGGTAAGATTACCAGGCATAGCTGCAATGCAGCTAGCAAGTGCTCCAGGATCTCATGTTGCTGGATTTGTCCCAGAGGCAAAG GGTGTTCCAGCCAGTGTTCAGATCTTTTCTTGTGACAAGGATGCACAAAACCAAGTTGTTGCCCGCAGGAGCTTTTTTCGCTGTTCAACTGTTCAGTTTCACTGGAACAAGGGGTCTACTGGACTTCTTATTGTTTCCCAAGCTGATGTGGACAAAACCAACCAGAGTTACTACGGTGAAACCAAGTTGCACTACTTGACAACTGATAGGGCCTTTGAAGGAATTGTTCCTCTCA AAAAGGAGGGGCCAGTGCATGATGTTCAGTGGTCTTCTTCAGGTTCAGAGTTTGCTGTGGTGTATGGAT TTATGCCGGCCAAAGCAACAATATTCAACAAAAAGTGCAATCCTCTTCATGAGCTTGGTGAAGGCCCTTATAATACGATAAGATGGAACCCTAAAGGGCGAT TTATTGTTATAGCTGGATTTGGTAATTTGCCTGGTGATATG GCTTTCTGGGATTATACAGAAAAGAAGTTGATACAGAAAGCAAAGGCTGAATGGTCTGTCATAAGTGAATGGTCCCCTGATGGTCGCCATTTTATGACTGCTACAACAGCTCCAAGGCTTCAAATAGATAATCG AATAAAAATATTTGACTACACTGGATCTCTGCAGTTTAAGAAGGATTTTGAAAAACTGTATCAG GTTGACTGGAAACCAGAATCTCCTGAAAGATTTGGTGACATTGCTGACCTCACGATATCTTTGAATAGCATAAAAATTGAAGAAACAAAGAAGCAAG GACAAGGTTCTAAATCGGCACAAACATCAAGCAAGGCTCCTGTAAATGTAGCGACAAAACCTGCAGGAGCATACCGTCCACCTCAATCAAAGCACACTGCAGCGCTTCAAGATAAG CTTTTTGGTGGCCTTGCTCCTACCGG AGGGGAGATGAGCAAAACTGCATTGAGAAATAAGAAGCGcagggagaagcagaaggagaaaaaGGCTGGGGAAGGCTCTTCCGCTGATGACAGCTGA
- the LOC123403155 gene encoding uncharacterized protein LOC123403155 — protein MSYFQATTCKPHTGLIVDRPITGLGKTCRLLPVPQYSIRSHPLGFRKLDKHIYPRLVLVAASHTRLTPVCASSGKGNPELDNDPFMDHLKKAMADAKKPRPIQDVLKEKFSKLREQASGGGGGNGNRRGGNGGSGGPEDESFKESLDEVVQVILATVAFILVYIHIIRGEELYRLARDYTRYLVTGKRTARLKRSMQQWRSFSEKFTQNEGSQEERYERPTTSEPMWWQQPQKFVHLMEELCRGNWRPHAQKS, from the exons ATGAGCTACTTCCAAGCTACAACTTGCAAGCCTCATACTGGGCTCATTGTGGACAGACCCATAACGGGTCTTGGGAAGACCTGCAGATTACTACCTGTCCCCCAGTATTCCATACGGTCACATCCTCTCGGATTTCGCAAGCTTGATAAGCATATCTACCCACgacttgttcttgttgctgctaGCCACACAAGGCTTACTCCTGTATGTGCCTCAAGTGGAAAAGGGAACCCTGAGCTTGACAATGAT CCCTTTATGGATCATTTGAAGAAGGCTATGGCTGATGCAAAAAAGCCACGACCCATACAAGATGTGTTGAAAGAGAAATTTAGCAAGCTGAGAGAACAAGCATCTGGTGGAGGTGGAGGGAATGGAAACAGGCGTGGAGGCAATGGTGGTTCCGGTGGCCCAGAAGATGAATCATTCAAGGAATCATTGGATGAAGTAGTCCAAGTTATCTTAGCAACTGTTGCTTTTATACTTGTG TACATCCATATTATCAGAGGGGAGGAGCTGTACCGCCTTGCGAGGGACTACACTAGATATCTGGTTACCGGTAAGCGAACTGCCCGGCTGAAGCGCTCCATGCAACAATGGCGCAGTTTCTCAGAGAAATTCACACAAAACGAGGGCTCTCAGGAAGAGCGGTATGAAAGGCCAACCACTTCGGAACCAATGTGGTGGCAACAGCCTCAAAAGTTTGTTCATCTTATGGAGGAGCTTTGCAGAGGGAATTGGCGTCCACATGCACAGAAGTCTTAG